In Verrucomicrobiota bacterium, the DNA window TCGCGCGTCAACTGGCCGTATGCGTCCACATTCCAGCTCCCGTTCTTTCCCGGTACCGCGCCCACATCGTTGATGCGCGTGAAACCCTCAGTTCCTCCGCCTTCCTTCTGAAACTCCACGTAGAAGATTGTTCCCTCCGCAATCGTTTCGGCCGTGGTGCTCCGTGGCGAACAACCGATCAGGCACATAATGCCTATTACGAGGACGCCTGCGAATATGGTCATTTGTTTCATTGCGCTTCCTTTCTATGGCCAACCTCTGACTCTCATGATTGGCCAACAGTATTATTTCCACTACCCAGGTTTTCAAAGTCCCACCCATACTACTTCGCGGCCGGCACGCGTTCCCACGCCTTCACCCAATCCACCTCGAAGATATTTTTGGAGGCCTGCTTGGATCCATAGCCTTCCTTGGGGCGCTCGCCGTTCCACGACTTGATGGTGGATTCGCTGGTGAATAAAAGAAACTCGGGCACCTTGGAGCCCGGACACTTTTCATCGGTGGCCACCACCTTGCCATCCAGGGTGAACCGGTAGCCGGTCTCATCCCATTCCACGCCGTACTCATGCCACTGATCGCCCACCACCGCCGGGAATTTGCGGTTGGTGGATTTGTGGGTGGGCGCTTTGTAGCTGCCCCAGTGCAGCGCATATTGGTAGCTGCCGTTCATGAGCCCCGTGGTTTCCATGATGTCAATCTCCACCCCGTCCTCCGCTGCCTTGGCGGGATCGCCCGACTTTCCGTAAGTCGGCGACTGCGCCCAGAAGGCGACCTGGGTGCCCGGCTGGACGGAAAACCGGCAGCGGGCCACCGCCTTGCCCTGCGTCACATGGAATTTCTTGCGCGTGGTGACAAATCCGCAATACGTCACGCCCTTCTCATCGGTGAACGTGGTGATCACCAGTTTCCCGTCTTTGAGGTCAACGGACTGCGGCGAGTTCGTCGCATCGCGCCGTTTGCCGGTTTCAACGTTCCAGATTTTCGGGTTCAGTTCCGGGCCGTCAAAATTCTCTTCGAGCGTCAGTTTCCAGGCCGGTTCGGCGGCGGAGAGCGCTGCCAGCGGCAGCAGCAACAGCGCGGTGAAGAGTGGGGCTGCGAGTTTGTTCATATTCATTTTAGTGATTCAAGATTCTTCATGAACACAATAGCCAGCCCGAGATGCGTTGGAAAGATCAATCCTTGTCCACCACACATCCATGATTGGTTTGACCATAGAATGTGCTGCCGGTCGAGTAGGACTGAGGCGCACGCAACCTTGCGGTCCATGTTTCCTCAGTCC includes these proteins:
- a CDS encoding glycoside hydrolase family 16 protein, whose product is MNKLAAPLFTALLLLPLAALSAAEPAWKLTLEENFDGPELNPKIWNVETGKRRDATNSPQSVDLKDGKLVITTFTDEKGVTYCGFVTTRKKFHVTQGKAVARCRFSVQPGTQVAFWAQSPTYGKSGDPAKAAEDGVEIDIMETTGLMNGSYQYALHWGSYKAPTHKSTNRKFPAVVGDQWHEYGVEWDETGYRFTLDGKVVATDEKCPGSKVPEFLLFTSESTIKSWNGERPKEGYGSKQASKNIFEVDWVKAWERVPAAK